The window CTGCAGCTGTTGGGGATCAGGGCACAGAGCAGGTgaccccatcccagcagctgtgTAAGGGGATGGGGAGTGTGGAGGTGAAGGGAACATCTCTGTttgtggggaggtggggatgtggggaggtggggagatggggaggtggggaggtggggaaatGGGAAGCTTGAGCAACGTGGAGCTCTGTGAAGCTGTGGGGGTGTGCAGGGGAAGCGCAGCAGCAGAAACCTCGTGTGGGGGTGGGTAGAGCCGTGTGCCCAAAGGCCGGTGGTGTGCGGGGCAGGGCCGCTCAGTGCGTGTGCCTGAGCCAGGCTGTGCCTCATCGCCACAGCTTGTGCCCTCTGCTTATTTCTCTCATTAAAGCTCGAGTGTCAGCAGATCGGTGCTGTGtgttgcagtgctgcactgtgggGACCCGGGTCTGCTGCGGGAGTGGGGCGGGTGTGTGGGccctgggctgtggggcagctccaacctgcagtgctgccccgACCccactgtgcagtgctgagccgCTGTGGGCCCCCAATGCAGTGCGGCTGAGGACGGGTCCGGCTGCGGTGCAGGAGTCGGAGCGGTGGCCCTTGGGTGTGCACCCCGTGGGCTTCTGGGCCCCTCCCCACAAACAGCAGCGACAGCTTTTTGAGAGGAGCGATTGTGGTTTTAATGCATTATGCAGAAGGCAGCCTCCTGCAGCGCCTGTGTGCAGCTTCCTGCACACCCTGCCCGAGGTTGGGCACCCCGTGGCAGCAGCTCACGAGCTGCAGAGCCCCCCGCAGAGGTTCGGGGGCTGAGCCCACGAGCTGCAGAAGTGCCGAAAATGGGAACGGGACCCAGCGTGGAATAATGAGGGAGTGGGGAAAGCAGACCTTGTCCTGAGGGCcgggtgctgctgggcacactgcaggGTGAGCAGCGGCAGAGCTGCCCCGGCGGCAGCACAGCAGTCCCGCAGGTttgggcagcactggggagagcagcaggagccaCACCACGACATCTTCCACGGGCACAGCCGCAGTGTCCCCCACCAACAAGGGAacgctgctgctgtccccaggctgtgaCACAGCGCAGTGCGGCGTGGTGCAGCACACTGAGCGGCTCTGCCCCGGTGCAGGCTGTCCTGATGCATCCCTGGTGCACGTGCAGCTCCGGGCTGCGGTGCTGCAGAGGTGAGGGCTCAGTGCCGCTGGGCTGTGCCCCTCACAGCTCGTCTCTGTGCCCGGGAATGGCTGCAGTGAGAGGGAGGGCATCAGGCACCTGCCGGCCCCCGGCCTGGCACCAGCACGGGGTCTGCCGTGACCCCAGCGTggctgcagccccttcccctgcACCGAGAGCCCAGAATGCAGCGAGAGGTCTAAATGAGCACCCAGCAATTAGCCCTGCAACGAGCTCTGCAACGGCTTGTGGGGGTTGGTGGAGAGCTCCTACCTGTGCTGCCCCTGCACTCGGGGCTCTTCTCATCTGCGGGAAGGAGAAGGGTTGGGGTCAGCAGAAGGGATGGGGTCAGCGGAAGGGATGGGGTCAGCAGAAGGGATGGGGTCAGCGGAAGGGATGGGGTCAGCGGAAGGGATGGGGTTGGAAGCCCCACAGCAGCGGGGCGATGCCACAGCAGCGGCCATCAGGATGCCTGTGCCCCCACTCACGGCCCAGGAAGGCGCAGTTGAAGTGGCTGCAGGTCCTGTTGGAGCTCCGCAGCACGAAGCGGTGAGTCCCGCTGTCCGGGAAGACCCAGAAGATCTCATGGCCGGGGATcagcacctcctcctcctccgtgTAGAGGGAGAAGGCGTGGATGGGGACCCCGAAGCAGCTGCGGATGCTGAGGAACGTGTCCTGCCCGAAGCTCTCGGCCCGCTCCCTGCTGAAGGAGCAGGAGGCGAAGGAGCCGAACCTGAAGGGGCTGGCACCCCGCAGCTGGTAGCGGGCGCGCGCCATGCCCCGGTACACGGCGGTGCCGTAGGCGGCCTCGCAGGGGCCccgcagcagctgcagggctctggTCAGGTAGAAGTGCAGCGCCTTGAAGGGGAAGCTGGCGTTGTAGGCGGCCCACGAGCGCCCGGCCGTCCGCACGGCCGCGTTGAAGACGCGGTGCAGGTCGTCGTCGGTGTACGCGATCACCGCTTGGCCGTACTCGTCCTTGAAGCCGGGGGGCAGGCGGGGGACCAGCGCGCCCTTCACCCGCTGCCAGCGCTCCCCAGCCCGGCCCCACACCCTGCGGAACAGACGGGACTCACCCCGCGCCCGCTCCCGCTCCAGCAGCGCCGGCCCCGCTGCCTCCATCGCCGCCGCGCAGCCCTCGTACTGATCGTCGAAGGCGTCGCGGCTCATGTCCATCAGCAGCTGCGGGGTCCCCTCCTGCGCCAGgccgtggggctgagctgcacccCCACGGCCCCGTGCGGTCCCCGTGCCCTGGCTGTGGGTCCCTGTCCCCCCCAGGGCCGTGGAGCAGCGGGCAGATGCAAGGGATCGCACTGCGGGCTGAGCAGTGGGCGGGAACGCTTCCCCTGTGGTGCCGCTCGGGACCCTGCACCCCGCAGAAGCCACAGCGTAGGGAGAGCAGCCCCGCCATGTAGCGGAAGCAAAGCACTGGGGCAGAGCAGAAACCTCCACCAaaggcagtggggatgggggtcccggggcacagcagcaccactcACATGGGGGGCAACCAGCAGAGCTCCGAGGCACAGCCAGGCCCGGCGCAGCAATGGGAGCATCCTCGGGTCCCACGGGGATGGGCGACGCCAAAGCTCCGCGCTGCCATGGGCACAAGGGAGAGCCTGGGGTGTGCCTTTGTGGGGCGGCTCACCCGCAGGGACGGGGGGCTGTCGGCTCCCAAAGGGACCCACAAACGTCCCTTTGGCACGTTTGTgggcagcccccccagcccacccgCATGGACAGTCCTCATCCTTTGGGACCTCCACGGAGCCATCCTCGCCCCCCACCGCCCGGGGGTGGCAGCAGCCCCACGCGCCCGTcctgctgtccctggaggtgtccccCCCACCCTTCCTCCATACCAGTGCTGTCCCTGTCCCACTGCTGTGTGTTGCTGCCCACGCGTGTCCCTGCCCAGCAGGAGCCCTGCAGGCCCTGCAACAGAAGCCGCCAAACAGGAAAGGGGCAGAACCAGCAGTGTCTGTTTGCTTTcgctttgctttcattttccgccctctggagctgctgcagtggggcCATGGCCCTCAGCTCTCTGTGCAGGAGCAAAGCCCCAGGGCAGGGCAGTTCCAGCAGCCTGCCCAGGAATTCCAGGGTCACCGGCCAGGGAGGGGCTGCGTGGTGGGTTTGTCCCAGCCCCAATCCACGTGTGTCACAGATGGGGGTCCTGCAGGAGGGGTCAGCTCACACGGGCACAGTGGGCCTCATTCCTCCTGAGGAAGCGACGGAGCATCACCGGAGCACCAGTGGAGGAGCATCGCTGTGGTCATGGAGAGCCCCAGCTACACAGGACCACTTGGGATGGTCATGCAgatgatgctgctgctgcagcacagcctgtttTCAGTCGTGCTGCGGTTCCGGCGGCTGCGGGTAGGTGATGGATGAGGGGCCCGGGGGCGCGGGGGCACaggggctgcccctcacccaCCCACTCACTGCTCCCACAGAAGATCTGCCGGAGGttggggaagaagaggagagcGCCGAGCGccaggaggaagaaggggagaggtgagcagccccagtgccagcGCTGAGCAGCCTGCAAGGGGTCGGCCCcccagtgtggggctgggcGGGGGTCCCGGCCGTTCACACGCTCTTGCTTTGGCAGATGCTTGCGGGAAGGACGGAGCAGCAGGGATGCCGTCGCCGACCTGGGAGTTGCGGTGAGTGCTGCTTGGCCAACCTGCCCCCCATTGCTGCAGGGCCTGGCGTCAGGGCCACGGgcgggggctgtgctggggtcGTGGCCGGGGGCTGTGCTGCGGGCATGGCGGCAGCGGGTCCCCTCATCTCCTccatttcctcctgcaggacGAGCCCACGGGAAAGGAGCAGGAAGCCACCCCGCGCCCCGCTGGCATCCATGCTGTCCCTGGGCTCCCTCGAtgcatcttcttcctcctcctgttcctccctCTACTCCTCCCCAGAGCCCTGGCCTGGTGCAGTTGGTGCAACTGTCAGAGTTGGCTGCCCTTGCACCTCGGATCGCCCCAGAGCCACAACCAGAGCctgaggcagaggcagagccaGAGGCAGagccagccctgtgcccaagcccagagcccttggctctcccagcagcagcccccagcccccttCACTGCCCACAGCCAAGTGAGCAGAGCTCCCCCAGGAATGGAGCGCAGAGCCCCATGAAGTCCTCCCTGCCGCACTGCTCCCACACGGAGCTCatccaggagctgctctgtgccatctGTGAGAACCACGCGGCTGTTGAGCGCCGCTGCCAAttgctgtgggcagtgctggatCATTGGGGGGCAGCCAGGACCCCTAGGGAGGCCAACCAGGAGCCCCCAGGACCCTCCCCAGAATCTATCTGCGCGTATGGATGGATGTCCTTGGTACTGGGAggtggcagctgctggagggggACATGGACGTGGATATAGACATGGATGTGAACAGGGATAAAGACATGGATGTGGACATGGATACAGACATGGATGCAGACATGAACATGGACATAGTTGGGTGCATACACGTGGAAGCAGATGAGAGCACCCAAATTTAGCTGGACCAGAGCATCCTGATGGACCCAAGCAGGACCAGCCCTATGGATTCTTGCAGAAACATCCCCATGGATCCATGGAcgccaagctgagtggtgcagttgacaaaGCGGAAGGAAGGGACGCTACTGAAGAGGGACACAGACATGAATATGAACAATCACAAGGACATGGACATGGATGCGGACATGAACCTGGACACAGATGGGCACCCAGAAGTGGGAGCAGATGGGAGCGCCCCAAAGGATGTGGACCAGAGCGTGCTGATGGACCCAGGCAGGATCAGCCCGATGGATCCACGCAGAAACATCCCCATGGATCCATGCAGGGCCATCCCGGCAGATGCAGGCAGGACCAACCCAACGGGGTGCCTCTGGGGTCCCAAGGGCACGGCCCATCTGCGGGTGACCCCGGGGCTGTGCCGGGCCAGGCAgcgcctgcagcacagcttctccaggctgtgGCGGTGGGTGCAGGAGCGCTGGAGGCACTGCCGTGCACAGCCCTTTTGGCAGCGCTGGTCCTCCGTGGGGAGGAAGACTCCCTGAGCCCGAGTGTGGGGCCCGGCAATGCCACAGCCCCACCATGCTCCCTCCGGCTCAGACCACTGAAGGGCTTCTGATAATCTGCtttctaacctaaacctcccctctttttgcTTAAAGCCACtcctccttgttctatcactacacCCCTCAAAGGGTTCCTACAGCCCTGTTCTGCTCTGAGATATCCATACATACACACTCATGCACAGCCCCAGGGAAAGGCTCTGCGCAGCCTGGGAAGGAGTTGGGATGCAGGGGGTGCACTGCCAGCTTTATTCCCACTCAGTGCCACTCATCCCAGTCGGGGCATTGGGCACTGTGCACTTCAGCCCGCAGCGCTGTGCTCGGTATGAGCTCTGTGGGCACCGTGGGGATGGGCAGTCCGGGGGCACTGGGCGTGGGGTGGGCGTCAGGCAGCTTTGCCAATCACCAGCACGCTCATGAGGAAGACCATGAGGAAGAAGACCCACATGAAGAAGCGGTCCATCACCTTGGCCACCTTCTTCCACTCTGCAGCGCGGCGCTGGGCGGTGCGGTGCCGTCGGAAGACGCCGGCGATGTACCCCACACTGCTGAGCACCGCGTGGTGGTGGCAGAGGCAGCGGCTGCGGGGGCACAGCCCCGGCTCCACGCCCTCCCCGGGGGGGTCCCGTGGCCCCATCCCTCCCGTGCCCTCTCTCTGGGGGCGGCCACAGCTCTCGCCCACCTCACAGACGCAGAGGGCACGCGCCAGGTGGTGCAGGATGAGGCGGCGCGCCCAGGGCGGCACCGGGCGGGCACCCGGCCCGCAGTGGTGGATGTTCATGATGAAGATGGTCAGCGCAGTGGAGGCGGTGATCATGGTCATGGTGGCGATGTAGTACTTCCCTACGGGGTGAGAGGGGCAATGAGGGGCACGGATCTCGCCGCTGGGCGCCCCACTCCCTCCCCTCGGCTCACCGATGAGCGGCACGCTCTCCGAGGGCGGCATGCTCTCTGCCACCAGCAGCTGGAACACGGTGAGCGCCAGCAGCACCGTCACCCCCAGGGACACCTTCTCCCCGGAGTCAGCAGGCAGGTAGAAGCCCAGCGGCGCCAGGAAGGAGATCATGacgcagggcagcagcaggttgAAGATGTAGAAGGAGGCGCGGCGGCGGAGCAGCAGTGTGTAGGTGACGTCGGGGTAGGGCTCCGAGCAGCAGCCGTAGGTGACCACGTTGCGCGTGGCCGGCATGCCCAGCACCTCCCACTCCACGTTCTCCACGAAGTCGGTCAGGTCGCCCGTGTCCAGGAGGTTGCGGAGGTCGATCTGATTCCCGTTGTAGGTCCAGGAGCCAAAGGTGAGGCGGCACTGCTGCCCGTCGAAGGGGAAGTAGGAGACGTCCACCTTGCAGGAGCTCTTGGTGATGGCCGGACTGTCCCACATGATGTGTCCGTCGGAGCGCAGCACCACATTGGTCTCCATGGAGCCACCAAAACGCTCATCGGCGCTGGGCAGGGATGGCcaggggggatgggggagggcGGCCACAgtcaccccaaccccactggAGTGAGGGGCTGCGGGCTGGCACCAGTGTGCGCCTCCACGCCATgtccccaccacatccccatgCCACATGCTCACTGCATCCCCATGCTACATCACCGTGCCATGTCCTCATTACATCCCCATGCCACATCCCCATGCTATGTCCCCACCATGTCCCCAtgccatgtccccatgtcacgTCCCCATCCTGTCCCCGTGCCACTTCCCCAGTATATCTCCATGCCATGTCTACATGCCACATCCCCATCAAGTCCCCATGCCATGTCCCCACCATGTCCCCATGCCACGTGCCCGCTGCATCCCCATGCTACATCACTGTGCCACGTCCCCTCCACATCCCCATGCTACATCCCCCTACAACACACCACGATGACCCAACCACGTCCCTTGGCGTGTCCCTGTGGTGTTCCCCCAGCACAGGTGACAGCTCCCCACCCTCCCTGCACCAGGACCGCTGGTTTCACCCCGCCCTGCACTGCCCCCCTACATCCCCCTGGTTGGGGTGAGCATTGACCCACTTGTTGTAGAGGACGATATCTGGCCTCCAGACATAGCTGCTGGGGATGCGGATGCTGTCGATGCCACCGTAGGCGTCCTTATCCCAGGCCAGGTGGGCATCCAGCCAGGCCTGGCGGACCCACAGGTAGGAGGTGAGCACCTGGTTCCGCTCATCCTGCAGGGGCACAGGGTGGGCAATGGCCCTGGCAGCGTCCACGGCCCTGTGGGGTGAGCCCAGCCTGGCCATAGGGTGAGAGGGTCTCCAGGGGGTGGCGCTGGGGGTTATGGGTTTGAGCTGGTTTGGGGGGATCCGGGCTGGTTTTGGGGAGcctggggtgggatctgggcGGCTTCTTAGGGGTCTGAGATAGTTTGGGGGGAAGCTGGGCTGGTTTCAGGAGCTGATGTGAAGGGTTTGGGGCTGATTTAGGGCCATCTGAGATGGTTTTGAGAGGTTGGGGCTATTTAAGGGGCATCCAAGCTGGTTTTGAGGACTTGGAGATGCTGTGGAGGCAGATCTGGACTGCTGTTCGGGAGTTTGAACTGTTCTGTTGGGAACTGGACTGGTTTTATGGGATCTGAACTGGTGTTGAGAGGTCTGAGTTGATGCTGAGGGTTTGGAGCTGGTTTGGGGTGGGATCTGGGCCGATTTGGAGGGGTTTGAGCCATCCTAGGATGGTCTGTGCTGGTTTCCAGGGGAGCTCTGAGTTGATTTCCAGGGGTTTGGGGGTTCCGGGCTGCTGAGGGGGAGTCGAAGCGTTTTGGGGAGGATGTGAAGAGGTGCTGAGGGGTCGGAGCTGATTTTGAGGGTCCAAAGCAGCCTGGGGCAGCTGGGCCCATTTCGAGGAGGCTGGGTGGGCCGGGGGGGGCACAGCGCTCACCATGTCGATGATCTGGGACAGGGTGACCTGCAGGGTGACGTTGAGCGCCCGCTCCGTGTCCTCGGCGGGCCGCAGGGCGCTGGAGTAGTTGGCGAAGAGGTCGTGGAGCAGCTTGTGGGCGAGCCGGCCCTGTGCGGCCCCACAGCCTGCGGGACCACGGCGGTGGGGGCAACGAGACCCCCATGggtgggaccccattgggacccccatAGCCAGGAGCCACCGCATCCCTGCTCCGGGTCCATCCGTCCCCATCCCAACAGCACGCCATCTCAAGCAGCCCGAGCCAGGAATGCGTTCCCCtctcttatttttctaactCCCATTGTTTCCACGAATCCCATCATTTCTACTGTTCCCATTATTTCTACTGTTCCCATCGTTTCTGCCATCCCCATCATTTCTGTTGATCTCATTCTTCCCTCTACGCCCGCTATTTCTACTGACCCCATTACTTCCGCTATTCCCCTTATTTCCGCTCCCCATCACTGTCCTCCACCCAACCCAGCAGACCCCAGGATGGAGGTGGAGGTTTCTGAGCCCCCAGCCCCAATGTGGGGCTCCTGGGTGCCTGCTGGGATCCCCAGGGCAGAGGGATCGGTGTCGGCCCCGCGCCGCTGCATGTTTGATGAATGGGATTGCGTTTCGCTCACGGCGCAGCATTGGAGCCGAGGTGGGatcgggggggggggctcagggcAGACCCTCCCCATGGGGGTTTGCATTCACTCCGGGTGGTCCGTGGGGGCCCTGTGGGCGATGTCCCCTCCAGGTTGGCACTGCCACCCTCTGTCCCTCCTGCCCTGAGCCCAATGCTTACCTGGGGCCAGGACGGTGCCGGCGAGGCTGAGCGCCAGCAGGCAGGCGGTCAGCGGAGCGCCCCCCATTGCAGTGGGGCCATCAGGAGTCGGGCGTTGGGGACATCGCCGgcatcacctgcacagcatctcccagggctgggaggggtTGGGGCGGCCTTTAAGAGCTCGGCCCGGGGTGACGTCAAGGGGGGGATGGAGGCAGCCTCGAGG of the Gallus gallus isolate bGalGal1 chromosome 1, bGalGal1.mat.broiler.GRCg7b, whole genome shotgun sequence genome contains:
- the ART1 gene encoding ecto-ADP-ribosyltransferase 5; the protein is MLPLLRRAWLCLGALLVAPHEGTPQLLMDMSRDAFDDQYEGCAAAMEAAGPALLERERARGESRLFRRVWGRAGERWQRVKGALVPRLPPGFKDEYGQAVIAYTDDDLHRVFNAAVRTAGRSWAAYNASFPFKALHFYLTRALQLLRGPCEAAYGTAVYRGMARARYQLRGASPFRFGSFASCSFSRERAESFGQDTFLSIRSCFGVPIHAFSLYTEEEEVLIPGHEIFWVFPDSGTHRFVLRSSNRTCSHFNCAFLGHEKSPECRGSTAIPGHRDEL
- the CHRNA10 gene encoding neuronal acetylcholine receptor subunit alpha-10 precursor, producing MGGAPLTACLLALSLAGTVLAPGCGAAQGRLAHKLLHDLFANYSSALRPAEDTERALNVTLQVTLSQIIDMDERNQVLTSYLWVRQAWLDAHLAWDKDAYGGIDSIRIPSSYVWRPDIVLYNNADERFGGSMETNVVLRSDGHIMWDSPAITKSSCKVDVSYFPFDGQQCRLTFGSWTYNGNQIDLRNLLDTGDLTDFVENVEWEVLGMPATRNVVTYGCCSEPYPDVTYTLLLRRRASFYIFNLLLPCVMISFLAPLGFYLPADSGEKVSLGVTVLLALTVFQLLVAESMPPSESVPLIGKYYIATMTMITASTALTIFIMNIHHCGPGARPVPPWARRLILHHLARALCVCEVGESCGRPQREGTGGMGPRDPPGEGVEPGLCPRSRCLCHHHAVLSSVGYIAGVFRRHRTAQRRAAEWKKVAKVMDRFFMWVFFLMVFLMSVLVIGKAA
- the CHRNA10 gene encoding neuronal acetylcholine receptor subunit alpha-10 isoform X1, yielding MDERNQVLTSYLWVRQAWLDAHLAWDKDAYGGIDSIRIPSSYVWRPDIVLYNNADERFGGSMETNVVLRSDGHIMWDSPAITKSSCKVDVSYFPFDGQQCRLTFGSWTYNGNQIDLRNLLDTGDLTDFVENVEWEVLGMPATRNVVTYGCCSEPYPDVTYTLLLRRRASFYIFNLLLPCVMISFLAPLGFYLPADSGEKVSLGVTVLLALTVFQLLVAESMPPSESVPLIGKYYIATMTMITASTALTIFIMNIHHCGPGARPVPPWARRLILHHLARALCVCEVGESCGRPQREGTGGMGPRDPPGEGVEPGLCPRSRCLCHHHAVLSSVGYIAGVFRRHRTAQRRAAEWKKVAKVMDRFFMWVFFLMVFLMSVLVIGKAA